A single region of the Candidatus Gracilibacteria bacterium genome encodes:
- a CDS encoding putative metal-binding motif-containing protein, whose amino-acid sequence MNNSPKNFILTSLAAATFGAEISPAAAETLLVDTSDHQEIVELRSVTDLTSTRAATLMDSTKEYLMDGQYNPETEELITIKNNPEDVTAGPFVIRNPGDPLTINGTFYPVGSDVYKLNVGTTTGHLYFMDEPSGEAYTCLGSDPSSCTTNPTDLSDSLAYAIDEETHGTKIAVSDHEWQIFDTDDSPIGDAGEIDYATDLTICPSGGYAFIADGGNGQLRIIDMDPTVAAEIGAETLSIVPDVLKCVTSLSTGEIKLITGGLNVTGAWDDSLLIFNVTDGGTLTLERTISLGDDLGSYSSIAVDSESAATTIYTTLETNRNLGVINLETGAMETTARNSLSINPQSLFVIPPPLTDADSDGYDSLADGGTDCDDTNASINPGATETYYDGVDQDCSSGSDYDQDGDTYDSTTYGGSDCDDANASIHPGATETWYDGIDQDCSGTSDWDADGDGYDSAIYRGEAMYLISTVKAGGTVESDTYDCNDLNAGVNPDAEEICTDGIDNNCDTLTDSEDIGACPTDTGDDTGDTGDSDADTDADADTDTDTDADSDTDTDADSDADTDSDSDADTDTGGESCTPEVLDGETAPLNCDIICFDEPECDVFIYGVKEGPYTYTLDDGSVTLIPTGDGSLGMGLSDQLDADNLETAKPIGEIFDLGGAEAAAIFFSDAKTSIEKGIFTLEMVDTSKFGIYKNISLGSPDTPINSNNFGDFFKVEKGATIITEDGRPQEGTTAKEILNVCQENPNACAEELTKPTEEPKVCGCSSTPKESPNDLWGLGGLGLTLGLATMRRRKKIIELGENPYPSSPDSADKS is encoded by the coding sequence ATGAACAATTCACCCAAAAATTTCATTCTCACATCGTTGGCAGCCGCCACATTTGGGGCGGAGATCTCACCAGCGGCAGCAGAAACATTGTTAGTAGACACTTCCGATCACCAAGAAATTGTCGAGCTCAGATCTGTTACAGATTTAACAAGCACCCGTGCAGCGACACTAATGGACTCAACCAAAGAATATTTAATGGATGGTCAATATAATCCTGAAACAGAAGAACTCATAACAATTAAAAATAATCCCGAGGATGTAACGGCAGGCCCTTTTGTTATTAGAAATCCGGGGGATCCATTAACCATAAATGGAACCTTTTATCCAGTTGGAAGTGATGTCTATAAACTCAACGTCGGCACAACCACTGGGCATCTTTATTTCATGGATGAACCAAGCGGCGAAGCTTATACATGTTTAGGTTCAGATCCTTCCTCTTGTACCACGAACCCAACAGATCTTTCCGATTCCTTAGCTTATGCCATAGATGAAGAAACACATGGAACAAAAATTGCCGTTTCCGATCATGAATGGCAAATATTCGATACTGATGATTCTCCTATCGGAGATGCCGGAGAAATTGATTATGCTACAGATTTAACTATTTGCCCTAGCGGGGGGTATGCCTTCATAGCAGATGGAGGAAATGGGCAACTGAGAATTATTGACATGGATCCGACTGTTGCGGCTGAGATTGGGGCAGAAACATTATCAATAGTTCCAGACGTTCTTAAATGCGTCACTTCTTTGAGCACCGGGGAAATAAAACTTATAACAGGGGGGCTTAATGTGACGGGCGCTTGGGATGACAGTTTATTAATATTTAATGTTACCGACGGAGGGACATTAACTCTTGAAAGAACAATCTCATTAGGAGATGATCTCGGGAGCTACAGCTCAATAGCTGTAGATTCTGAATCGGCAGCCACCACTATTTATACAACTTTAGAAACCAATAGAAACTTAGGAGTAATAAATTTAGAAACTGGAGCGATGGAAACTACTGCCAGAAATAGCCTTTCTATTAATCCTCAAAGTTTATTTGTTATCCCGCCTCCACTCACTGACGCAGACAGCGACGGCTACGACTCCCTTGCCGATGGCGGCACAGATTGCGACGACACCAACGCCTCGATCAATCCCGGCGCCACAGAAACTTATTATGACGGCGTAGATCAAGATTGCAGTAGCGGATCCGATTACGACCAGGACGGCGATACTTACGACTCAACTACTTATGGCGGAAGCGATTGCGATGACGCCAATGCCTCCATCCACCCCGGCGCCACAGAAACTTGGTACGATGGCATAGATCAAGATTGTAGTGGCACATCGGATTGGGACGCGGATGGAGATGGCTATGATTCAGCAATCTATAGAGGTGAAGCAATGTATTTAATATCAACAGTTAAAGCGGGAGGCACTGTTGAAAGTGATACTTACGATTGCAACGATTTAAATGCAGGAGTTAATCCAGATGCAGAAGAAATCTGTACAGATGGAATCGATAACAACTGCGATACTCTAACAGATTCAGAAGATATAGGGGCTTGCCCGACAGACACAGGAGATGATACCGGTGACACTGGCGACTCGGATGCCGACACGGATGCAGACGCAGACACGGATACTGACACAGATGCTGATTCGGATACAGATACGGACGCCGACTCTGATGCCGACACCGACTCAGATTCTGATGCGGATACAGATACTGGGGGAGAAAGCTGCACCCCGGAAGTATTAGACGGAGAAACAGCCCCACTAAATTGTGACATCATTTGTTTCGATGAACCGGAGTGTGATGTATTCATCTACGGAGTTAAAGAAGGACCCTATACATATACCCTCGATGATGGGAGTGTAACATTAATACCAACAGGAGATGGAAGTTTAGGTATGGGATTATCAGACCAACTAGACGCTGACAATTTAGAAACCGCCAAACCAATAGGAGAAATTTTTGATCTTGGAGGGGCAGAAGCAGCCGCAATTTTCTTTTCTGATGCAAAGACTTCTATCGAAAAAGGCATTTTTACGCTCGAGATGGTAGATACATCAAAATTTGGGATTTATAAAAATATATCTTTAGGAAGCCCGGACACTCCAATTAATTCCAATAATTTTGGAGATTTCTTTAAAGTAGAAAAAGGTGCAACGATAATTACAGAAGATGGAAGACCTCAAGAAGGAACAACGGCTAAAGAAATTTTAAATGTCTGCCAAGAAAATCCAAACGCTTGTGCGGAAGAATTAACCAAACCCACAGAAGAACCTAAAGTATGCGGCTGTTCTTCAACCCCAAAAGAATCACCAAATGATTTATGGGGATTAGGAGGATTGGGATTGACGTTAGGTCTTGCAACAATGCGCCGCCGCAAAAAAATAATTGAACTTGGAGAAAATCCATATCCATCAAGCCCAGATTCTGCTGATAAAAGCTAG
- the map gene encoding type I methionyl aminopeptidase produces MSIPIKTPAEIESMRKGGHLLGEFLKKLGEKVTVGITPVDIEHFAKQLFEKENVTPGFKGYNGYPAICCISVNDRVVHSIPDEIPFKQGDLVTIDCGLILDGLNTDAAISVVIGGKTANPLAEKLSTITRKALYSAIKLIKPGVRTGDLSFMIQRTVEQAGFSIIRELTGHGVGRTLHEEPTIYNYGKRGNGPALKPGMTIAIEPITCTGERFIKTLNDHWTIVTRDGSLSCQWEHTVLVTANGHEILTPDT; encoded by the coding sequence GTGTCCATTCCCATCAAAACTCCGGCCGAAATCGAATCCATGCGTAAAGGAGGACATCTTTTAGGAGAATTTTTAAAAAAACTGGGAGAAAAAGTCACCGTCGGAATCACCCCCGTGGACATTGAACATTTCGCAAAACAACTCTTTGAAAAAGAAAACGTAACCCCGGGATTCAAAGGCTACAACGGATATCCTGCGATTTGTTGCATTTCCGTAAACGATCGCGTGGTCCACTCCATCCCCGATGAAATTCCGTTCAAGCAAGGAGATTTGGTAACAATCGACTGCGGATTGATCCTGGACGGCCTCAACACCGATGCCGCCATCAGTGTGGTCATCGGAGGGAAAACCGCAAACCCTCTTGCGGAAAAACTCAGCACAATCACACGAAAAGCGCTCTACTCCGCCATCAAACTCATCAAACCCGGAGTACGCACCGGCGATCTTTCATTCATGATCCAACGCACCGTCGAGCAAGCCGGATTTTCCATCATTCGCGAACTCACCGGACACGGCGTGGGCCGAACTCTTCACGAAGAACCCACGATTTACAATTATGGAAAACGCGGCAACGGGCCGGCTCTTAAACCCGGCATGACGATTGCCATCGAACCCATCACCTGCACCGGCGAACGCTTTATCAAAACCCTCAACGACCACTGGACCATTGTAACGCGAGACGGATCTTTAAGCTGCCAATGGGAGCACACGGTTTTGGTCACCGCCAATGGCCACGAAATTTTGACACCAGACACGTAA
- a CDS encoding nucleoside monophosphate kinase, with product MDLLLFGMQGSGKGTQGKFLVERYELVNFVTGDELRRLAQEPSPLGQKIKSIIEAGHLVSNEVVMEIIENFMKNLPAGKSVLFDGIPRNEAQAKSFNDLMKRLNRHFLGVLIEISEDTALNRLSTRRLCKQCKTVYPAAYDKPMCSATLADGTICEGELVIRTDDANMDSIKNRLNAYNDETLPVIQAYEAESKIIRINGEQTIDQVNEDTCEKLDPLLKK from the coding sequence ATGGATTTGCTTCTTTTTGGTATGCAAGGCTCGGGCAAAGGCACGCAAGGTAAATTTCTTGTGGAACGTTATGAGCTCGTCAATTTCGTCACCGGCGATGAACTCCGTCGTCTCGCGCAAGAGCCATCCCCTCTTGGCCAAAAAATAAAAAGCATCATCGAAGCCGGACATCTGGTGTCCAACGAAGTGGTTATGGAAATCATTGAAAATTTCATGAAAAATCTACCGGCCGGAAAAAGCGTTCTTTTCGACGGCATCCCTCGGAACGAAGCTCAAGCCAAATCCTTCAACGACTTGATGAAACGCCTCAACCGTCATTTTCTCGGAGTCTTGATTGAAATTTCCGAAGACACGGCATTGAACCGCCTTTCCACTCGCCGTTTATGTAAACAATGCAAAACCGTGTACCCCGCGGCCTACGACAAGCCCATGTGCTCAGCCACTCTCGCCGATGGAACAATTTGCGAAGGTGAACTCGTGATTCGCACCGATGACGCCAACATGGACAGTATTAAAAACAGATTGAACGCCTACAACGACGAAACCCTTCCCGTGATTCAAGCCTACGAAGCCGAGAGCAAAATCATTCGCATCAATGGAGAACAAACCATTGATCAAGTGAACGAAGACACATGTGAAAAACTGGATCCGCTGTTAAAAAAATAA
- the secY gene encoding preprotein translocase subunit SecY, with product MFKYLSQIWQSKDLRNKILFTLFIVIVVRLLTHISIPDVNIEALKMVFDRNKLLGAFSMLTGGSSENFSIVLMGLSPYINASVILQLLTVISPKLEAISKEGEEGRRIINKYTRWLTFPLAFLQSYGMIRILNATSQVPIIDNLNDPSVIIPIMITISAGTLVLMWLGELISEHGIGNGTSIIIFVGIIAGIPSVIASSLALAQQDAQRLIPLVATILITLLFTVIVILVTEGHRRIPITYAGHNRGNTKGEQANLPIRVNQAGMIPIIFAVSIVTFPSMVGQFFVNAKSTWVQVMGQFFIDHFQSSSPLYLTLYFLLIIAFTYFYVSVTFNPDNVAENIQKRGGFIPGLRPGKQTADYLRKVSNHLNLWGGLFIAGIAVSPILIQLLFKQTSAGGIPTIIGGASLIIVTGVVLDIIRQTNAQMVSHHYERFY from the coding sequence ATGTTCAAATATCTCTCCCAAATCTGGCAGTCGAAGGATTTACGCAATAAAATTCTTTTCACTCTTTTTATTGTGATCGTGGTCCGCCTTTTGACTCATATTTCAATTCCGGACGTCAACATCGAAGCCTTAAAAATGGTCTTTGACCGAAATAAACTGTTGGGCGCATTCAGTATGCTCACAGGAGGTAGTTCTGAAAATTTCTCCATTGTACTCATGGGGCTTTCTCCCTACATCAACGCCTCGGTTATTTTACAATTGCTCACCGTCATTTCCCCCAAACTGGAAGCGATTTCAAAAGAAGGAGAAGAAGGTCGCCGCATCATCAACAAATACACCCGCTGGCTCACCTTTCCTCTCGCTTTTTTGCAATCCTACGGAATGATTCGAATTTTAAACGCCACGTCACAAGTTCCAATCATCGATAATTTAAACGATCCCTCGGTTATTATCCCCATCATGATTACCATCTCTGCGGGAACCTTGGTTCTTATGTGGCTCGGAGAACTCATCAGTGAACACGGCATCGGAAATGGAACATCCATCATCATTTTTGTCGGAATCATTGCCGGAATTCCTTCTGTTATTGCTTCCTCTTTGGCACTGGCTCAGCAAGATGCGCAACGCTTAATCCCCTTAGTGGCCACTATTTTAATCACTCTGCTTTTCACCGTGATCGTCATTCTGGTCACCGAAGGCCATCGTCGCATCCCCATCACGTATGCGGGACACAATCGCGGCAACACCAAAGGAGAACAGGCCAATCTCCCCATCCGAGTCAACCAAGCCGGTATGATCCCGATCATCTTTGCGGTTTCCATTGTGACCTTCCCTTCCATGGTGGGACAATTCTTCGTGAATGCTAAGTCCACATGGGTTCAAGTCATGGGGCAATTTTTTATAGATCATTTCCAATCCAGCAGCCCTCTTTATCTCACCTTGTATTTCCTTTTGATCATCGCCTTCACCTATTTCTACGTGAGTGTGACTTTCAACCCCGATAATGTGGCGGAAAATATTCAAAAACGCGGAGGCTTTATCCCCGGGCTTCGTCCGGGAAAACAAACCGCGGATTATCTCCGAAAAGTTTCCAATCACTTGAATCTCTGGGGCGGACTCTTCATCGCCGGCATCGCGGTTTCCCCCATCTTAATTCAACTCTTATTTAAACAAACGAGCGCAGGAGGCATCCCCACCATCATTGGTGGAGCCAGCCTTATCATCGTCACCGGCGTGGTCCTCGACATCATTCGCCAAACCAACGCACAAATGGTCTCGCACCATTACGAGAGATTTTATTAG
- the rplO gene encoding 50S ribosomal protein L15 — protein MTLKINTIKPKYGSRKTTKRWGRGGGSGKGNFSTHGCKGQKARSGGCKAPGFEGGQTPLYLRMPKLGGFRNPRRIEHKEVNVGDLNTNFKDGEVVNKESLFHKNLIKDLETPVKILGNGELSISLTIHAEKASKSAIEKIEKAKGKLVISPKA, from the coding sequence ATGACGCTCAAAATCAATACGATCAAACCTAAATACGGAAGCCGAAAAACCACAAAACGATGGGGCCGAGGCGGAGGATCCGGCAAAGGAAATTTTTCCACCCACGGTTGCAAAGGACAAAAAGCTCGTTCCGGCGGCTGCAAAGCCCCGGGATTTGAAGGAGGTCAAACCCCTCTCTATTTACGCATGCCGAAATTGGGCGGATTCCGAAATCCGCGCCGCATCGAACACAAAGAAGTGAATGTGGGCGACCTAAACACCAATTTCAAGGACGGTGAAGTGGTCAACAAAGAAAGCCTTTTTCATAAAAATCTAATCAAAGACCTCGAGACTCCGGTCAAAATTTTAGGCAATGGCGAACTCTCTATCTCCCTCACCATTCACGCTGAAAAAGCCTCCAAATCCGCCATTGAAAAAATCGAAAAAGCCAAAGGCAAACTCGTCATAAGCCCTAAAGCGTAA
- the rpsE gene encoding 30S ribosomal protein S5, translating to MPKPNNPSNNRNRPRNQEPKEFEEEVIQLDRVTRVVKGGRRMRFRATVAIGNRKGRVGVGIAKSAEVVGAIKKAVTEAKKHMINIPIFNDTIPHRVSAKFKASKILLIPAGAGTGIIAGGATRIIIELSGIKNILSKSLGSSNRLNNSKATIDALIQLRKREEKKPEPKVEAPVKPVERVKIEAEQTGAKRGSPLPPKKPNSK from the coding sequence ATGCCAAAACCCAATAATCCTTCCAATAATCGCAACCGACCTCGCAATCAAGAGCCTAAAGAGTTCGAAGAAGAAGTCATCCAATTGGATCGCGTAACTCGCGTGGTCAAAGGGGGTCGCCGTATGCGTTTTCGTGCCACCGTGGCCATCGGGAATCGAAAAGGACGCGTGGGCGTAGGCATCGCCAAATCCGCCGAAGTGGTTGGAGCTATTAAAAAAGCGGTTACCGAAGCCAAAAAACACATGATCAATATCCCGATTTTCAATGACACCATCCCCCACCGAGTTTCCGCTAAATTCAAAGCTTCAAAAATCTTATTGATCCCCGCCGGCGCCGGAACCGGAATCATTGCCGGAGGAGCCACACGCATCATCATCGAACTTTCCGGGATTAAAAATATTCTCAGCAAATCTCTCGGATCTTCAAATCGTTTAAACAACAGCAAAGCCACCATTGACGCCTTAATCCAACTTCGAAAACGCGAAGAAAAGAAACCCGAACCCAAAGTCGAAGCTCCGGTAAAGCCGGTGGAACGCGTTAAAATTGAAGCCGAACAGACCGGAGCGAAGCGAGGGTCTCCTCTTCCCCCCAAAAAGCCTAATTCTAAATAA
- the rplR gene encoding 50S ribosomal protein L18 yields the protein MLKKITLRKKRHARIRSKISGTAERPRLVVYRSLKAIYTQLIDDTTGKVMASTSDLKVKGGTKTEHAKKIGAEIAKLALEKNITSCVFDRNGYKYHGRVKIIADTARESGLKF from the coding sequence ATGCTTAAAAAAATAACACTCCGAAAAAAACGCCACGCGCGCATCCGTTCCAAAATATCGGGAACCGCGGAACGACCTCGCTTGGTGGTCTATCGCAGTTTGAAAGCGATATACACTCAACTGATTGACGATACCACCGGGAAAGTAATGGCTTCCACCTCGGATCTCAAGGTTAAAGGAGGAACCAAAACCGAACACGCCAAAAAAATCGGGGCTGAAATCGCCAAACTTGCACTTGAAAAAAACATCACGTCCTGCGTGTTTGATCGAAACGGTTATAAATACCATGGCCGCGTTAAAATCATAGCCGATACCGCACGCGAAAGCGGTCTTAAATTCTAA
- the rplF gene encoding 50S ribosomal protein L6: MSKVGKKPIIIPQGVTVTFEAGVFSAKGPKGELKMTPAPLMKIEILEKEIRVKRPNDERQSKELHGLTRTLINNILKGVSEGFFKKLEVNGVGYRFLVQGKKLVLSLGYSHPIEYLAPAGIEFKLDEEKKNSLTVSGIDKQKVGQVAAEIREFRKPEPYKGKGIKYENEIIHRKAGKTAAKATTA, encoded by the coding sequence ATGTCTAAAGTCGGAAAAAAACCCATCATCATCCCTCAAGGCGTAACCGTCACGTTCGAAGCCGGCGTGTTCTCTGCCAAGGGCCCCAAAGGCGAACTTAAAATGACGCCCGCCCCTCTAATGAAAATCGAAATTCTTGAAAAAGAAATTCGCGTGAAACGCCCCAACGATGAACGCCAAAGCAAAGAACTCCATGGACTCACCCGAACGCTCATTAATAATATATTGAAAGGGGTCTCCGAAGGATTTTTTAAAAAACTCGAAGTAAACGGAGTAGGATATCGTTTCTTGGTTCAAGGAAAAAAACTCGTCCTCAGTCTTGGCTATTCTCATCCTATCGAATACTTAGCCCCGGCCGGCATTGAATTTAAACTCGATGAAGAAAAGAAAAATTCTCTCACTGTCAGCGGTATCGACAAACAAAAAGTGGGCCAAGTGGCCGCCGAAATCCGAGAATTCCGAAAACCAGAACCTTACAAAGGCAAAGGGATTAAATATGAAAATGAAATCATCCATCGAAAAGCCGGGAAAACAGCTGCCAAAGCCACCACCGCCTAA
- the rpsH gene encoding 30S ribosomal protein S8 translates to MHTDPIADLLTRLRNADHAGLAETHAPYSKIKEAMLQIMTKQGLITNFQVEKNKDGFKEITVTLKKRPTPLHIRRISKPGQRIYVKADKIKAVLSGLGITILSTPKGIMSGKEARKNKLGGELLCEIA, encoded by the coding sequence ATGCATACCGATCCTATCGCCGATCTACTCACTCGACTCCGAAATGCGGACCACGCCGGACTCGCCGAAACCCATGCTCCTTATTCCAAAATCAAAGAAGCCATGCTTCAAATCATGACAAAACAAGGACTCATCACGAATTTCCAGGTTGAAAAAAATAAAGACGGGTTCAAAGAAATTACAGTCACGTTGAAAAAACGCCCCACCCCATTGCACATCCGCCGCATTTCCAAGCCCGGACAACGCATTTATGTCAAAGCGGATAAAATCAAAGCTGTGTTGAGTGGGCTCGGGATAACGATTCTTTCCACCCCCAAAGGAATCATGAGTGGCAAAGAAGCCAGAAAAAATAAATTGGGAGGAGAACTCCTCTGTGAAATCGCTTAA
- a CDS encoding type Z 30S ribosomal protein S14 has translation MARTALKIKNTRTKEAFEKALKSGKKPRHSTRIYNRCAKCGKVRGYIRRFGLCRICFREFANTGMIMGIKKSSW, from the coding sequence ATGGCAAGAACAGCCCTCAAAATCAAAAATACCCGCACCAAAGAAGCGTTTGAAAAAGCGTTAAAAAGCGGAAAAAAACCGCGTCACTCCACCCGTATCTATAATCGTTGCGCCAAATGCGGTAAGGTGAGAGGTTACATCAGGCGCTTTGGTCTCTGTCGCATTTGCTTCCGAGAATTCGCCAACACCGGCATGATCATGGGAATCAAAAAATCTTCTTGGTAG
- the rplE gene encoding 50S ribosomal protein L5 — MKETYNKLVPVLKKELNIKNTLALPRLMKVNINVGIGSYVQSGDKNYDTILENITRLAGQKPVVTKAKKAISNFKLRIGMPVGITVTLRGQRMYDFVSRLVNIVLPRIRDFRGITVKGFDGKGNYSIGIKEVTVFPEVNPDNITRNHGLQITISTSAKTDYQGYRLLKGLGFPFKDEVKAPEKV, encoded by the coding sequence ATGAAAGAGACTTACAACAAACTGGTTCCCGTTCTCAAAAAAGAACTCAATATTAAAAACACGCTTGCTTTGCCTCGCTTGATGAAAGTCAATATCAACGTAGGGATTGGAAGTTATGTTCAATCCGGAGATAAAAATTATGATACCATCCTCGAAAACATCACGCGATTGGCCGGGCAAAAACCCGTGGTCACCAAGGCCAAAAAAGCCATTTCCAATTTCAAGCTTCGCATTGGAATGCCGGTGGGAATCACCGTCACCCTCCGAGGACAACGCATGTACGATTTTGTAAGTCGCTTGGTGAATATCGTTCTCCCCCGTATTCGCGATTTCCGCGGAATTACGGTTAAAGGATTTGATGGAAAAGGAAACTACAGCATCGGCATTAAAGAGGTTACCGTATTCCCTGAAGTGAATCCGGACAACATCACTCGAAATCATGGACTCCAAATCACGATCAGCACCTCCGCAAAAACCGATTACCAAGGTTATCGTCTCCTAAAAGGATTAGGTTTCCCCTTCAAAGATGAAGTGAAGGCCCCTGAAAAAGTTTAA
- the rplX gene encoding 50S ribosomal protein L24, which produces MKLKTNDQVIILSGKDKGKKGKIMRVMKKTNKIVVEKVNIRVRHIKKTQSKPGEIIRYEAPIDASNAMLIDPKTEKPTRVGYKILENGKKIRIAKKSGTEIEEKVTTKGKKK; this is translated from the coding sequence ATGAAGCTCAAGACAAACGATCAAGTCATCATTCTCTCCGGAAAAGACAAGGGGAAGAAAGGCAAAATCATGCGCGTCATGAAAAAAACCAACAAAATTGTGGTTGAAAAAGTGAACATCCGCGTCCGTCACATTAAAAAAACGCAATCCAAGCCCGGAGAAATCATCCGATATGAAGCGCCCATTGACGCCTCCAATGCCATGCTCATTGATCCCAAAACCGAAAAACCCACTCGTGTCGGCTACAAAATCCTCGAAAACGGTAAAAAAATCCGCATTGCCAAAAAATCCGGAACCGAAATAGAGGAAAAGGTCACAACCAAAGGCAAGAAAAAATAA
- the rplN gene encoding 50S ribosomal protein L14, producing the protein MIQTQTRLVVADNTGAKEVMCFKVLGGSKRRYAQIGDVIVVSVKNAAPRGLVRKKAVERAVIVRQKKELKRADGSYVRFDENAVVIVGKDNMPKGTRVFGPVARELREKGFQKIISLAPDVV; encoded by the coding sequence ATGATTCAAACTCAAACCCGTCTCGTGGTCGCCGATAACACCGGAGCGAAAGAAGTCATGTGCTTCAAGGTCCTTGGTGGCTCCAAACGACGTTACGCTCAAATTGGAGATGTGATCGTGGTCTCGGTAAAAAACGCCGCCCCGCGCGGACTGGTCCGCAAAAAAGCGGTGGAACGCGCCGTGATCGTACGACAAAAAAAGGAACTCAAACGCGCCGACGGATCCTATGTTCGATTCGATGAAAACGCGGTCGTGATCGTTGGAAAAGACAATATGCCCAAAGGAACTCGCGTCTTCGGTCCCGTGGCTCGTGAACTCCGTGAAAAAGGATTCCAAAAAATTATTTCCTTAGCCCCAGATGTAGTTTAA
- the rpsQ gene encoding 30S ribosomal protein S17, with protein sequence MHSKTGIVVSKKNDKTIVIRVDSQRKDPKYQKRYMVSKKFHAHDPENKFKEGDTVTVYETRPLSKLKRWTTELPKISTPKS encoded by the coding sequence ATGCACAGCAAAACCGGTATCGTCGTCAGCAAAAAAAATGATAAAACCATCGTGATTCGTGTGGATTCCCAACGCAAAGATCCCAAGTATCAAAAACGTTATATGGTTTCCAAAAAATTCCACGCTCACGATCCTGAAAATAAATTCAAAGAAGGAGACACCGTCACCGTGTACGAAACCCGACCGCTCAGCAAACTTAAACGCTGGACCACGGAACTACCAAAAATTTCCACACCTAAATCTTAA
- the rplP gene encoding 50S ribosomal protein L16, with product MLLPKKQKFRKSHRSRSALKGVATRGFRLAFGAYGLKAVAACEITSRQIEASRRAVTHCVKRGGKLWIRIFPHTPLTKKPAEVRMGGGKGSIDHYVAHVLPGTIIFEMDGIDEATAREAMRLASHKLPVKTTFVTSALR from the coding sequence ATGTTACTTCCGAAAAAACAGAAATTCAGAAAGAGTCATCGCTCACGAAGCGCGTTAAAAGGAGTGGCTACTCGCGGATTCCGTCTCGCGTTCGGGGCTTATGGACTTAAAGCTGTGGCTGCCTGTGAAATCACATCCCGCCAAATTGAAGCCTCTCGCCGTGCGGTCACTCACTGCGTAAAACGCGGAGGAAAACTCTGGATTCGCATTTTCCCTCACACCCCTCTCACCAAAAAACCGGCTGAAGTCCGCATGGGAGGAGGAAAAGGATCAATCGATCATTATGTCGCTCACGTACTCCCCGGAACCATTATATTTGAAATGGATGGAATCGATGAAGCCACTGCGCGCGAAGCCATGCGCCTCGCCTCTCACAAGCTCCCTGTTAAAACCACTTTTGTTACTTCTGCTCTTCGTTAA
- the rplV gene encoding 50S ribosomal protein L22, which produces MIAHLRKIRISSKKVNLVAGMVRRKPVQEALDLLKYTTKVGARPLYKTIQSAASNAKNNFKQDLETLVIKEIIVTEGMTYKRSMPASRGRAHPIKKRTCHITVKVEADPNLIKTAPKAEKKEKPVKKSKSSK; this is translated from the coding sequence ATGATTGCCCACTTACGAAAAATTCGAATCTCTTCTAAAAAAGTGAACCTGGTTGCAGGAATGGTCCGACGAAAACCGGTACAAGAAGCCCTAGATCTCCTCAAGTACACGACAAAAGTCGGCGCAAGACCTCTCTACAAAACCATTCAATCCGCCGCTTCCAATGCTAAAAATAACTTTAAGCAAGATCTCGAAACCCTCGTAATTAAAGAAATTATTGTGACCGAAGGAATGACCTACAAGCGCTCTATGCCCGCCTCTCGCGGCCGAGCTCACCCCATTAAAAAGCGCACCTGTCATATCACGGTTAAAGTCGAAGCAGATCCTAATTTAATCAAAACTGCACCTAAAGCTGAAAAAAAAGAAAAACCGGTCAAAAAATCAAAATCTTCCAAATAA